In the genome of Qipengyuania seohaensis, one region contains:
- the gmd gene encoding GDP-mannose 4,6-dehydratase, which yields MTKRALITGITGQDGAYLARLLLSKGYEVHGVKRRSSSFNTARIEDIYEDPHAPDPSLFLHYGDMTDASNLIRLMQEIQPDEIYNLAAQSHVRVSFETPEYTANADATGTLRLLEAIRILGLERKSRFFQASTSEMYGDAAHCPQNEETPFRPRSPYAVAKLYAYWITVNYREAYGIHASNAIAFNHESPLRGETFVTRKITRAAAAIAHGKQEKLFLGNLNARRDWGHAREFVEAIWLMLQQDEPDDYVLATGKTTEVREFVRWAFDDAGIPVEFVGEGLEEKAIAKSDGRVLVEIDERYFRPTEVKALQGDASKAERILGWKAQTSARELAREMVEADRTALQAALTNE from the coding sequence TTGACCAAACGGGCTCTGATAACCGGCATCACCGGTCAAGACGGCGCCTATTTAGCACGCCTTCTGCTCTCCAAGGGGTACGAAGTGCACGGGGTCAAGCGGCGATCCTCCTCATTCAATACCGCACGTATCGAGGACATCTACGAAGATCCGCACGCGCCTGATCCAAGTCTCTTCCTCCACTACGGTGACATGACGGATGCAAGCAACCTCATCAGGTTGATGCAGGAAATACAGCCGGACGAAATCTATAACCTCGCTGCGCAGAGCCACGTTCGCGTCAGTTTCGAAACCCCCGAATACACCGCAAATGCGGATGCGACGGGTACCCTGCGACTGCTCGAGGCAATCCGGATCCTCGGGCTCGAGCGGAAAAGCCGTTTCTTCCAGGCGTCTACCAGTGAAATGTACGGGGACGCAGCTCATTGCCCCCAAAATGAAGAGACCCCGTTTCGCCCGCGAAGCCCATACGCAGTAGCCAAGCTTTATGCCTACTGGATCACGGTCAATTATCGAGAGGCCTACGGAATTCACGCATCGAACGCGATCGCGTTCAACCACGAAAGCCCCTTGCGCGGCGAAACATTCGTGACCCGCAAGATTACGCGCGCCGCGGCTGCCATTGCCCACGGCAAGCAGGAGAAGCTCTTTCTCGGCAACCTCAACGCACGCCGGGATTGGGGCCACGCCCGTGAATTCGTCGAAGCTATATGGCTCATGCTGCAGCAGGACGAACCAGACGACTACGTCCTGGCGACCGGCAAGACGACCGAGGTCCGCGAGTTCGTACGTTGGGCATTCGATGATGCCGGTATCCCCGTCGAATTTGTCGGAGAAGGTCTGGAGGAGAAGGCGATCGCCAAATCGGATGGCCGTGTCCTGGTCGAGATCGACGAGCGCTATTTCCGACCAACCGAAGTCAAAGCCCTGCAAGGCGACGCCAGCAAGGCCGAGCGCATTTTGGGCTGGAAGGCTCAGACCAGTGCCCGCGAGCTCGCCCGTGAGATGGTCGAGGCGGACAGGACCGCGCTTCAGGCCGCACTCACGAATGAATAG
- a CDS encoding N-formylglutamate amidohydrolase: MTSRQNTDGDTDPADCAPFELKLGERSPIPVLIAAPHGGRRYTERVEQSFRDPSCKLRLEDRYVDRLAEAVAEASGAALLVAKAPRAEIDLNRAPDDVDWGMISGSGKRTLSHSIANRRARSGLGLIPRRLSGVGEIWRDPIERTELDRRIETIHRPYHSALGKALETLRDRWGAALLVDLHSMPPLSDRAYGGARPEFVIGDRFGTSCSGTISAETLGYLSRNGRLATHNRPYSGGYVLDRHGMPKRGLHALQIEVCRSLYLDARLDQPSARLGGVARLLAGLVKVLGSEVANLRSGSQFAEAAE, translated from the coding sequence ATGACTTCGCGCCAAAACACCGACGGTGATACGGATCCTGCCGATTGCGCTCCTTTCGAGCTGAAGCTTGGGGAACGATCGCCGATACCGGTCCTCATTGCCGCACCTCACGGGGGAAGGCGCTATACCGAGAGGGTCGAGCAGTCTTTTCGCGATCCGTCATGCAAATTGCGGCTGGAGGACCGGTATGTCGACCGTCTGGCAGAAGCCGTTGCGGAAGCCAGCGGCGCAGCACTTCTGGTTGCAAAGGCTCCGCGAGCCGAGATCGACCTCAATCGCGCACCCGACGATGTGGACTGGGGCATGATTTCAGGGAGCGGCAAGCGGACGCTGTCTCACTCAATCGCAAACCGCCGTGCGCGTAGCGGCCTTGGCTTGATCCCTCGGCGACTGTCGGGTGTCGGCGAGATTTGGCGGGATCCTATCGAAAGGACCGAACTCGATCGCCGCATCGAGACGATCCATCGCCCCTATCATAGCGCGCTCGGCAAGGCGCTGGAAACGCTGCGGGACCGCTGGGGAGCGGCATTGCTGGTGGACCTGCATTCGATGCCACCTCTAAGCGATCGGGCGTACGGAGGAGCGAGGCCCGAATTCGTGATCGGTGACAGGTTCGGCACAAGCTGCAGCGGGACCATTTCGGCCGAAACGCTCGGGTATCTCTCTCGGAATGGTCGCCTTGCAACGCACAATCGCCCTTACTCGGGCGGGTACGTGCTCGACAGGCATGGAATGCCGAAACGCGGTTTGCATGCTCTGCAGATCGAGGTGTGCCGATCACTCTACCTGGATGCCCGTCTCGACCAGCCAAGCGCGCGGTTGGGGGGAGTTGCACGGCTGCTCGCCGGGCTAGTAAAAGTCCTGGGAAGCGAGGTCGCCAATTTGAGATCCGGCAGCCAGTTTGCAGAGGCCGCAGAGTAA
- a CDS encoding M48 family metalloprotease, giving the protein MAHNLLGHLDHFEKYGRRGGRVRNSERDADRLMPWLLYNAGYDPQAAVDFMRDWGPRHGGGILRKRTHDGWDERVEFIQAELPRIEAVSINGKADWRTKFVPFLKEDD; this is encoded by the coding sequence ATGGCGCATAATCTCCTCGGCCATCTCGATCACTTCGAGAAGTATGGAAGGCGTGGCGGCCGCGTTCGCAATAGCGAGCGCGATGCCGACCGGTTAATGCCGTGGCTGCTTTATAACGCGGGATACGATCCGCAGGCGGCCGTAGACTTCATGCGGGATTGGGGCCCGAGGCACGGAGGCGGTATCCTTCGAAAGCGCACTCATGACGGGTGGGATGAAAGGGTGGAATTTATCCAGGCCGAGTTACCCCGGATCGAAGCTGTCTCGATCAACGGCAAGGCCGATTGGCGAACCAAATTCGTCCCGTTCCTCAAAGAGGATGATTGA
- the cpdR gene encoding cell cycle two-component system response regulator CpdR, translating into MSEPNHQRILLAEDDDAMRTYLERALDNAGYVVDSVDRGTAAVPLLERNEYDLLLSDIVMPEMDGIELAQKCNEISPGTKVMFITGFAAVTLKASAEQPNAKVLSKPFHLRDLVLEVERVLGSQVSAQLL; encoded by the coding sequence ATGAGTGAGCCGAACCACCAGCGAATCCTGCTTGCAGAAGACGACGACGCAATGCGCACCTATCTGGAGCGCGCCCTCGACAACGCAGGATACGTCGTCGACTCGGTTGACCGCGGCACGGCTGCGGTACCGCTGCTGGAACGCAACGAATACGACCTGCTCCTGTCCGACATCGTCATGCCGGAAATGGACGGGATCGAGCTGGCTCAGAAATGCAACGAGATCAGCCCTGGCACGAAGGTCATGTTCATCACGGGCTTTGCAGCCGTGACGCTCAAAGCAAGTGCTGAGCAACCGAATGCCAAGGTGCTCTCCAAGCCTTTCCACCTGCGCGATCTCGTTCTCGAAGTGGAACGCGTGCTGGGCAGCCAGGTCAGCGCACAACTTTTGTAA